The sequence TCAAATTTGTCAATGTTACATAATTCCCTTGTAAAAAGGATAATCTTGTATCATCATCTTTAAAATAAAGAGTATTTCGTAACCCTCTTGGTAATTGATCAATAAAACAAAATATACATTTATTTTTACATCCTTTAGCTTTATCTATGATTGCATTTTCAAATATTAAACCTAAATCTTCATCATAATCTTTTTCAATTTCTACTTCCCAAATATCACCATTCTTTTTTTCTATCTGTAATAATAAATGTTCATCTGTAATAAGATATTTATACTCTACAATATCATGTATGGAAGAATAATTAACACTTATAAGAAAATCTCCAGCTACTATTCCTACTTCCTCGGCAATACTATTCTTTATTACTTCTTTTATAAGTATTTTATCCATATTTTTCCTCCAAAAACTTATTCCATTCTGTATTATGTTATGATATCATTATCTAGAGTTAGGGTCAAGAATCAGATGTTATTGTTTTCTAATATTATGAGCCTTTACAGTTTCTACTAATTTTATGAAATGAAAATACCTTCTTTGAACTCCTTTTATAACCAGAGGTCTTCCTATTTTAACTAAACCTAATCTTCTAGATAAAAGCCCCCCTAACTTTATCCATTGATTTGCTACAGGAAGAGCATCAACAAAAATAGTATGATCAAATATAAAATTATCCTCTTCATTTGTTAATAAAAAAATCAGAGATAAAATATCATTTTTATAAATCCCCCACCCCATACAATAAATTTCATTTCCCCATGAATCTATTCCCATATATAAAAGAGAACCGATTTTATCATTAGGTGTTATATCAAAGTAAGGTATTGCTAAAATTTCTTTAGCAGTCGGAATTCTATTAATTGGTAACATTCCTACATGAATCGAAGATGCGATAACAGAAGAATGAGCTCCCCCATAACAATAATAAACCACTTTCAAAAATTCTCTCCTCCTCATAAATCTATTTATCGTAATAAATAAATTCTACTTCTGTTTCTTCTAAAATATCAATAAATAAATTTTCTAAAATATTCTTTAAATATTTTGCGTTTCTTTTATTATATAAAATAAATATTGTATCATCTTCACCTAAATATACTGAATAATTTTTATTGATCAGAATTCTTTTTAACACAAAAGATGGTATTTTTATTTTTTTATAAAAATTTTTCCTATTTTCTAAAAAATAAATCTTTTTCATTTTTAATGCCTTACTATAATATAGCATCCATTATGTAAATCGTGAATCATTCCTAATGTAACTTTTGCAATATATAAAGACACTCTTTCTCTTTCCTCTTCATCTTTTGCAAAAAATACAGGAACCCCTCCAGAAGAAACTTTTTCAGGGTCGATAGTAACAATTGCAATAATATATTCCTTTATCCCAACATCCATATTATAATCCTCCTTTAATCCGCAGCTTTTTTCCCTGCATATGATTTTAAAGGCTTTCTTTGAGAACTTTCTAATACAGGAACTCTTTTTACCGCTGCTATAAAGCATTCCATATCTGGTTCCATAGCTACAATAAATAGTCCTATACTTCCATTCTCAGCACTTCTTCTTGCTAATGGAGTAAAGTCTGGTTCATCTACATCTTTTCTAATTCCAAGTTGAACTGCCACATTATGTTGTATTGCTTGACGTAAACCTATATTAGATAAAGTTGCCATTGCATCATCATCTTTTGGTTTAATCAATATTGCCATTCCTTTTTCAAGTAATATTTTTTTTGAATCTTCAAATCCCACATTCATAATAGTAATATCTCCTATACATAATAGAGGACCCTTAAAATAAATTTTAGCAGGTACTACATCTGCTATATCTTCTATTATTTTCCCTTTTGTAAATCTAGATAATATAACAATAGAAAATATCCCAGCTATCATACCTATAATCCACTGAATAAAAAACGCTGCCTGTTTATTTATAAAAAATAAATAAAATTGAATTACTAAACTAGAAATAATAGCTGTTAACATAGCTATATAATTTCTAGATTCAAAAGCTTTAGCAATATCTTCAATATAAGCTTTTCCTCTTGGAACTAATTCAGTATCTTCTAAATTTTCTAAACTTTCTCTTTCCATACCTCTTACTTCTCTAAATTGCGTTGCAGCAATAGATAAAAAAGTAATCGCTTGAAAATCTTTTTGTATAATAGCTGGAATAGCAACTGCTCCTAATGAAGAAGCTATAATGCCAAAGGTAAAATGAGAAATATATCCTTTGGGATAACTTGGATATTGTCTATAATCTGCTCTTAATAAATTAATTCTTGCTAAAGTTCCCATTAAAATCGAGATTGTAATCATTGGTAAATATTGATTCATCATAATCCTCATCCCATTATTTTTTTCTATTTCCTAAAAAACTAGAGAATTTATCTCCAAATTTTGATCGTAATTCTTTTCCACTATTACTGATAAATAAATATCCTACTCCTAAAACTATTGCGATTCCTAAAACAATCAATAATCCTCCACTAGTACCTGTATTATCTGTTTGTGCAGGTTCCGTATTTTTTACAATTTTACTAGGCTGACCATTTTCCGCAGCTACTTGTTTTTGCCCTCCAAATACTGCAACTGTAAGAACATTTCCTAAAACATTTGCTGTATTCTCTGCTGCCTCACGCTTATTTTCATGGGTTCCTATTTCTAATAAAGCAGAATTGGGAGCCATATCTTGATTATAATTTCCTTTTCCTATATAGATATCCTTGATCATTCCAGGATACATTTCATCTGCTACTGCTTTTAATTTATATGCTAAATTCTTATTTTTTTCAATATTTTGGTTTTTTTGTCCCAGCACGATTCTTACCTTTGTAGCAGGTTTTCCATTTACTTTAAAATCATATTGTTCTGAAGGAATCGCATCTCTGTGAACATCAAATACTGCTGCAGGAGCTTGTTGTAGTATCTTTTTATTAGTAGGACGAGATCTCCTATAAGCACCCGCATCATGAGGTAAATGAAGCTCCTGCCTATGAATAACTTGTACTCCATCTTTTTTTAAACTTGCTGTCAAAGCATCTCCAACCTTATAAATACCACCTTTTCCATTAATGCTAGAAGTTCCATCAGTAGGTACATAAGATTCATCACTATGCGTATGATAAATTCCTATTATTCTATTTTGTTGTTTTGCCATTAAGGCTAAAGCCTCTTGCTTTGTAGAAGAAATTTCAGGTAATTTTATTTCTTCTTTATATTTTGCATAAGCTATATGATTTTTATCCTTAACTTTTATTACTTCATAAAGCTTATTATCATCACTAACATATTCATCTCCTTGCGACACTTTAGCGGCAATTAAACATAGTACTTTATTAGACGTTTGATCGTAAATTGTATAATATCCATCTTCTTTTTCATACCAATCATCAGCATAAACAATAGTTGTAAAGATCATTGATAGTATAAATATAACAGGAATTACTGCTTTTATTTTTTTATTTCTCATCTTGATCTCTCCCTTTATCAATAATATTCTTGTCTTTTTTCTGATCTTTTTTTAATAATTTTTCCCCTAAAGAACTAGCAAATTCAGAATGATTAAAGGTCATATCTTTTTTATCTGTTCCTCCTTGTATTTTTTCCCTTGTCTCACCGATAATTTCTGCAAGAATAACAGCTATTATCCCAGATATAACAGTAGCATCAATTACACCTGCCCCTCCTATTCGAATTTCTCCTGGAATTCCGTTAATTATATTTAAAACTGCTTGGAGTAAATCAGACAATACAATACCCATAATACCAGCCATAAAAGCTGCTCTTCTTGAACGCCCGATTATATAAGAAACCAATCCTCCTATTAAACCATAAATTAAAAATGGATCACTAAATATAGTCGAATATTCATCTCCTGTAAAAAATTTGCTGATAAAAAATACGATCATAGCAGAAATAATAGAAGCTAAAATAGACCTAATTTTTTCTTTTACTGTTCCTGCTTTTACAAATAAATAAACAACTAAAGCTATAGGTATAATAGCTCCACCAATATTGATACTCAATCTATTTCCTAAAGGGATATCTGGTAAAAATGTTCCTATAATCATAGCAATAAGAAATAATGCTACGGCTTTATCATTTAATCTCATTCTATCCAATACGCCCCCTGCAAAACCAAATAAGACAAGTATGGTTAAAATACTTAATAAAAGAATTCCTAATGACATAGTATCACCTCTGTTTTTATTTTCAATTTTAGATTTCCCGGATCTTTTCTAAAATATACAAAATATTAGAGAGGCTAATTTTAAAATTAGCCTCTCTAATATTTTGTATATTTTTGTTTATAATTAATCATTTAAATCTTTATACTCTCCTGTTACTAAATAAATAACTGCTTCACATATATTTGTGGCATGATCTGCTACACGTTCTAGATATCTAGCTATAAAAATAAAATGCGTCGCCTGTGCAAATTTTTTAGGATCCTCCATCATATAATCCAATAATTCTAAATAAATTTGTTTAAATAAAGCATCTATTTGATTATCTCTTAAAGAAACTTCATTGGCAAAGGAAATATTTTCTTCTATATAAGAATCTATTGCATCTTTTAATATCAGAATCGTTAAATCAGCCATACGAGGGATATCAATTAAATGTTTCATATATTTTTCATTAGAAATCCTAATTACAATCTTAGCAATATCTACAGCATTATCTGCGATTCTTTCCAAATCGTTAATTATTTTCAGTGCTGCAGTAACCAGTCTTAAATCTTTTGCCAATGGATGTTGTTTTGCAAGGAGTTTAATACAAAAGTCTTGAATCTCAATTTCCTTTCTATCTATTGCATCATCATCATGAATTACCTTTTGTCCTAATTCGATATTATGTTCTTTTAACGCTTTTATTGAATTTTCTAACATTTTTTCTACCATAGCACTCATCAACAAAATATTTTCGTGCACTTTTTTTAATTCTTCATCAAAATAAGAACGAGTTGTCATAATAAATTCCTCCTTTTTAACCAAATCTTCCAGTTATATAATCCTCTGTTCTTTTATCTAAAGGACGATAAAAGATATCTTCGGTAAGACCTGTTTCCACTACTTCTCCATTTAAGAAAAATGATGTATAATCCGAAATCCTTCCAGCTTGTTGCATATTATGGGTTACAATTACAACAGTGTAGTTCCTTTTTAAATCTTTCATTAATTCCTCTATTTTTAGTGTGGAAGCTGGATCTAGGGCAGAAGTAGGTTCATCCATTAATAAAACCTCTGGTTCTACAGCTAATACTCTTGCTATACAAATTCTTTGCTGTTGTCCACCCGAAAGACTTAAAGCATTAGTTTTTAATCTGTCTTTTACCTCTTCCCATATAGCAGCTCCTTTTAAACTTTTTTCAACAATCTCATCCAATTGAGATTTTTTCTTAACCCCATGAGCTCTTGGACCATATGCAATATTATCATAAATACTCATTGGAAAAGGATTGGGCTTTTGAAAAACTATTCCTACTCGTTTTCTTAACTTAATTACATCAATATTTTCATAAATATTAACATCATCTAATCGAACTTCTCCAGTAATCATTATATTTCTTACTAAATCATTCATCCTATTTAAAGTTTTTAGAAAAGTAGATTTTCCACATCCTGAAGGCCCAATTAAAGCAGAAATTTTTTTTTCTTTAATCTCCATATTAATATTTTTTAAAGCATGAAAATCTCCATAGTACAAATTTAAATCTTTTATTTTTATTTTTGTATGATCCATATTTTCACTTCCTTACTTTCTTCTATTTTTTATCTAATAAATTTCCTATCATATTTGCTATGAAATTAATTACTATTATAATAATAATCAGTACCGTAGCAGTTGCATAAGCGGTATCAAAATCCACCATTTCACTTGCCAATAAATACATATGAACTGCTAAAGTTCTTCCTGAATCTAAGAAACTTCCTGGAACTTCAGGAACCATACCTACAGTATAGTAAACAGCAGCACTTTCTCCAACAATTCTTCCAATATTAAGAATTACTGCTGTTAAAATTCCAGGTAAAGCACTAGGTAACACAACATACAAAATGGTTCTAAGTTTGCTTACTCCTAATCCTAGACTTGCCTCACGATATCCATTAGGAACAGCTCTTAATGCTTCTTCAGTAGTACGAATAATATTAGGTAACACCATAATACTTAAAGTAAATCCACCAGATAAAATAGAAAATCCTATATCAAAAATAGCAAAAAAAATCATACCAAAAAGTCCATATAAAATAGAAGGAATCCCTGCTAAACTTTCAGTGGCAAATCGAATTAAATTTACTATTTTCCCAGGTTTTGCATACTCCACTAAATAAATTGCTGCACAAATACCAATAGGAGTAGAAATTATTATCGTAATTATTACTAAATAAATAGTCGTTACTATCATTGGCCATATGGCATTTTTAATTTCTCTTGGAGTACCTATTAAAAAATCAAAACTAATTTTCCCCAATCCATGCATAAGAATGTATACTAAAATCCATAATAAAACTCCTATTGTAAAAATAGCCGCCATCCATATACATAAATTCAAAATTATATCTTTAATAGGCCACTTTTTTTTATTCATCCATGTCACCAGCTTTATGAGTAAGAATATTTAAAATAAGATTTATTATCATAATAAATATAAATAAGACCACTCCCGTTGCAAATAAAGCATCTTCTTGTAATCCCATTGCATATTTCATTTCTAAAGCGATATGACCTGTCATTGTTCTTAATTTATCTATTAACGCTCCTGGAACAATAGGGGAGTTCCCAGAAACTAAAACCACAGCCATGGTTTCTCCAATCGCTCTTCCAATTCCTAATACAACTGCTGCCAATATTCCTGATCTAGCTGCAGGTAATATCACTCTAAAAATTGTTTGTATATGGGTTACTCCTAATGCTAAAGATCCTTCTTTATACTCCTTAGGAACGGCATTAATAGAGGACATAGATATATTTATAATAGTAGGTAAAATCATAATCCCTAAAATCAAACTAGTTGCAAGTAAACTATTTCCACTTCCCCCTAAATATTCATGTATCAAAGGTACAAATACTGTTAATCCAAAAAATCCATAAACAACGGATGGAATTCCAGCTAAAAGTTCCACACAAGGTTTAAGAATTTTTACAATTGGTTTAGGTACCATTTCCGAAAGAAAAATTGCTGTTAAAACTCCAATAGGTACTCCAACAATAATAGCTCCTATTGTGGAATAAATCGAACCTATAATCATAGAAAAAATACCATATTGTTTCGCTGAAGGTCTCCATTCTTTTTTCAATATAAAATCTTTAAAACCAATTTCTGCTATTGCTGGTAATCCCCTATAAAAAATAAACATAGTAATCAATATAATACTTAAAACAGCAATAAAGGCACAAATAAAAAATAATTTTTCAATTAAATTCTCTCCTATTTTTTTCTTTTTTCGCCAATCATGACGGATTTTTTTTAATGTCATATAAAAAAATTCTTGTCTTACAGCTACCATTTCATTATTTTTTTCTTTAGATTTCATTACAAAACCCCCTTCCTAAAAAAATACAGGAAAATAGAGCCTATAATTTATATATAGACTCTTATTATATTTTAAAAGGAAATACCTTTCTTATATTGTTTAAATATTAATCTATAGAAATAACTCCGTTTTCTTCTACAATTTTTTGACCTTTTTCACTTAATACATAATCTAAATAAGCTTGTGCTATGTCACTTACTTTCCCTTTTGTTAGCATTAAAAACGGTCTAGATACTGCATAATCTCCAGATTTAATATTTTCAATTGTAGGTTCTACTCCATCTATGGTTAAAGCCTTTACTGTATCATTTAAATAAGATAAAGATATATATCCAATCGCATTTTCTTTTTGTGCTACATTAGATACAATTGCTCCATTTCCATCTGCAAAAGTAGCATCTTGTCTTACAAGAGATCCCTTCTCACTTTCTAACCCCATCAATTCCTCAAAAGCACTTCTTGTACCAGAACCTTCTTCTCGGCTAATTACATCAATTTTTTCATCTTTGCCACCCACTTCATTCCAATTAGTAATTTCCCCTTTAAAAATCTTTCCAATTTGTTCTTGGGTTAAATTGTTTATTTTATTATTAGGATGCACTACAACAGCAATTCCATCATAAGCAATGATATTTTCTTTAATTCCTAATTCTTTTTCTTCCTCTTTTAAATCCCTTGAAGACATTCCAATATCTGCTAAACCATCATTGGTTGCCTTAATCCCTGCTGAGGATCCGACCCCTTGTACCTCTATTTTTACATTGGGATATTCTTTCATAAAGGAATCTCCAATTACTTGTGCTATAGGAGTTACCGAAGTAGAACCTATCAAAGTAATAGTGCCTTCTAAATCTTTCCCCATTATTTCTTTTGTTGTAGATTCTGATTCTTCTCCATTTGATTTTTTTGTAACCTCCTTTGTAGAACATCCTACAAAAACTAAAAATAAACTCAAAAGTAAAGTTAATATTAAAATACCTTTCCTGTAAAGCTTCTTCATTTTTTTACCCCTTTCTATTTTTCTTTGTTTTTGCTTACATTATTAAGTATACCAACAATTTTATTTACTTTGGTTATCTACAAGTTATCCTTATGTTAAAAGACTGTAAAAAGAAGAATACCTAATGGTATTCTTCTTCTAATTTGTAGTAATTGGAATGAAAAGAATAAAACTTGTTCCCTTTCCTAATTCACTTTCTACTTTTATTTTCCCATTCATTAATTGTAAAATATGTTTTACAATAGCTAACCCTAAACCCGTACCTCCTGCTGATCTCGAACGAGCTTTATCTACACGATAAAATCTCTCAAATAATCTTGGAATATCTTCTTTAGGAATTCCTATCCCTGTATCTTTTATCTCTATCTGTAGTTGATTTTTATTTTGATAAGCATTCACTTCTACTTTTCCTCCCTTAGGAGTATACTTTATGGCATTATCAATTAAATTAATCATCATTTGTTTAAATTTATCCTTTGTAAAATATAAAAGATTCATATTTTCTTCAATATTGGACCTTATGGTAATCTCTTTTTTAGAAGCTAATTGTCTCATAATTGCAATAATTTCATTTAATGTTTCTTTAACATCAATTTTTTCCATTTGAATCAATTCTAAATTATTTTCAAGATCAGATAAAGTAAGAATATCTTCGACTAAACGAATTAATCGTTCTGATTCTAAATCTATAATTTCTAAAAATCTTTTTTGCATATTTTCATCTTGTACTTCACCACTTCTTAAAGTCTCAACAAAACCTCTTATGGAAGTAATTGGCGTTTTTAATTCATGAGAAACATTTGCTATAAAATCTCTTCTAACATTTTCTAACTTTCTTAATTGGGTAATATCTTCAATAATTAAAATAATGCCTCTAATTCTCTCATATTTAGAAATATATCTAATAGGAGCCGAGGATATTCTCAAAATTTTTGTTTCAGAAGCATCTATTTTAATCTCTATTGGTTCCCTTTCTTGATTTATTAAGATATCATTCATCACTTTATAGAATTGATGATTTCTTATATTTTCTAAAATATTTTTTCCGATTATTTGTTCCTTTTCCTTTATATGAAATATTTCTCTAGCGGATGGATTAATTAGCATAATATTTTTTTGTGTATCCACTGCAATAATTCCTTCTGGCATACTATTTAATATCGTTTCTAATTTAATATTTTGTATTTTTAATGTTTCCATAGAAAGTTGAAGTTGTTTTGCCATTTCATTGAAAGAAATTCCTAATTCTCCAAATTCATCCTTTGGTAAAATTGTAATCCTTCGAGAAAAATTTCCTCCTGCAATATCTTTGACTGCTGCTGTTAGTTCTTTAATAGGTTTAGTAGTATAATATAAATATCTATAAGCTATGATAGAAGCAATAATAATTCCTATTAAAGAAGATACCACTAAACTAATAAACATATTTTTATTGATAAAATTAGCCTCATCCAAAGGAATAGAAATTCTTAATACCCCTAGTACTCGATCCTTATCTTTTAAAGGGATAGCATAGTACATCATATCTTTTTTAAGAGTTTTGCTATATCTTACCACGCTAGATTCTTTTTGATGAAGTGCTTCTTGAACTTCTGATCGATGTTTATGATTGTCCATATTTTTTATTTTTTCATGAGAATCATAAATTACTTTCCCATCAATATCGATAATAGTAATTCTATTATTAGTCATCTTTATAATAGGTAATATTTTTTTTACATTTATATTTTTTAAATCTATATCCTGGTCAAAAGCATACTCTTTTACTAAATAACAATCCTTTCTAAGAGTCTTCTCCATATAACCAACATAAGTATTTTTTGCTACTTCCATAGATAAAAAACCTGTTAATGATATTCCGATAATTAAAATCAATATAAATCCAGTAAGTATTTTTTTATACATGCTTTTCTCATCCTTTATTCTGTAATACGATATCCTACTCCTCGGATAGTCTCTATATATCTAGGTTCTTTATCATCATCTTCTAGTTTTTTTCGTAAATGACGAATATGTACATCTACAGTTCTTGTTTCTCCACCATATTCATATCCCCATATTTTATTTAGAAGAAACTCTCGTGTTAGCACTTTTCCTTTATTTTCTGCCAACAATTTCAATAATTCAAACTCTTTTAAAGTTAATTCAATCCGTTTATTATTTTTAAACACTTCATATCTTTCATTATCTATTATGATATCCCCAATTTGTAAAATTGTTTTTGGGTAAGTTGTTTTACTACTCATCCTTCGTAAGATTGCTCTAACTCTCGCAATCAATTCCTTGATACTAAATGGTTTTGTAATATAATCATCTGCTCCTATTTCTAATCCTAGAACCTTATCAAATTCTTCCCCTCTAGCAGTTAACATAATAATAGGAATATTTTCACTCTCTCTTTTTCTCTTTAATTCCTTACAAATTTCAATTCCATCTTTCCCTGGAAGCATAATATCTAAAAGAATTAAATCTGGCTTTTCTCTTTCAATCGTTTCTATTGCTCTAGTTCCATCTAATAAATTTACTACCTTATACTCTCTTTGTTGTAAATTATAGGTTAATAGCTCTTGAATATGCTGTTCGTCCTCAATAATTAATATTTTTTCTTTTGCCATATTTTAAAATACACCCTCCTTAAATTTTAAATTTATTCTTTCTTATAATTATTATATCATCTCATTTATAAAAAATATTATGATTATATTTTTTTTAAAAATGACTTAATATAATTCATTTCTTCTAAAAATTAAAATTACATCCTTTTTTCGTTATATAATATATCTAAAAATTTTAATAATTCTTTAGATAATATTTAAAATCTAAAAAATAAAGACCAAGTCCTATAAGACTGGCCTTTATTTCCGTTAATTTATCTTATGATCTGATAATTTTATTAATTACTGCTTGATATCCAGTATCTTGGCTAAATTTATTTTCATTTTTTTTAATCAATAAATAAGATACCAATGTCCATATAATTCCTGCAATAAAACTTATCAAATTATTCCATTGAATCATCCCTAATTGATTTGCTATAAAATATGCTAATAAAGTACCTATAAGGAAAAATAGTAGAGGAATTCCATACATAATAAAAGATGCCTTTAGTACATTATTTGTTTGAGTTTCAATCTCCACTTTATCTCCGATTTTAGCAGAAGCCATATTTTTCGCTAAAAAATCTATAGATTTAGCTTGCCCCATATTACATGCACCGCATCTTGCACAAGCTTCAGTACGCTTTATCCTTACCTTTGCATAACCTTTCTCTATTCCAACAACTTCTCCTATCTCTCGCATATCATACCTCCTTATTTCATAAACTTAAGCATAATTTTTATTAATTCATTTACATTTTCATCATTTTTTTCTTCTACAGCTTCTTTAATACAAGTCTTTAAATGCTCTTCCAATACAATTCCTCCTACCTTTTCTAAAGCTGCCTTTGCTGCTGCAATCTGAGTAAGAATATCTCCACAATATTTTTTGTTCTCTATCATTCTTTGGATGCCCTTTACCTGTCCTTCTATTCTTTTTAATCTATTTAATAAAGCTTCTTGCTCTTTATCTTTTGAATTCATAATTTCCTCCTAAATATCAATCCTATCTTTAATAAAACTCTTAAAATATACCCCTATTTAGTATATTTTTATTATATTGTAAGATAAGAACTATGTCAATGTACAAACTTTTATAAAATAAAAAACCCTTCTGTATTCTTACTAGAAAGGTTTTTTGTTTTATAAATATATTATTATCCTATATGATAGATAACTATTTTTTTCTATCATTATTTTTATCTCTCTTTTATAATACGAATTCCTAACTCTTCTAATTGTTGATTCTCAGCTATAGCTGGCGCATTCGTCATAAGACAAGAATGATTTTGTGTTTTAGGAAAAGCTATAACATCTTTAATATTATCTGTTTGAGTCAACAGCATAGTTAGGCGATCTAATCCAAAAGCAATTCCACCATGAGGAGGAGTTCCATATTGAAAAGCTTCTAATAGAAAACCAAATTGCTCCCATGCTTGTTTCTTACTAAATCCTAATGCCTTAAACATTTTTTCTTGTAAATCTCTATTGTGAATACGTATGCTTCCTCCTCCCAATTCTACACCATTTACTACCAAATCATAGGCTTTAGCTCTTACTT is a genomic window of Garciella nitratireducens DSM 15102 containing:
- the pstA gene encoding phosphate ABC transporter permease PstA; the protein is MNKKKWPIKDIILNLCIWMAAIFTIGVLLWILVYILMHGLGKISFDFLIGTPREIKNAIWPMIVTTIYLVIITIIISTPIGICAAIYLVEYAKPGKIVNLIRFATESLAGIPSILYGLFGMIFFAIFDIGFSILSGGFTLSIMVLPNIIRTTEEALRAVPNGYREASLGLGVSKLRTILYVVLPSALPGILTAVILNIGRIVGESAAVYYTVGMVPEVPGSFLDSGRTLAVHMYLLASEMVDFDTAYATATVLIIIIIVINFIANMIGNLLDKK
- the pstC gene encoding phosphate ABC transporter permease subunit PstC gives rise to the protein MTLKKIRHDWRKKKKIGENLIEKLFFICAFIAVLSIILITMFIFYRGLPAIAEIGFKDFILKKEWRPSAKQYGIFSMIIGSIYSTIGAIIVGVPIGVLTAIFLSEMVPKPIVKILKPCVELLAGIPSVVYGFFGLTVFVPLIHEYLGGSGNSLLATSLILGIMILPTIINISMSSINAVPKEYKEGSLALGVTHIQTIFRVILPAARSGILAAVVLGIGRAIGETMAVVLVSGNSPIVPGALIDKLRTMTGHIALEMKYAMGLQEDALFATGVVLFIFIMIINLILNILTHKAGDMDE
- the phoU gene encoding phosphate signaling complex protein PhoU, with amino-acid sequence MTTRSYFDEELKKVHENILLMSAMVEKMLENSIKALKEHNIELGQKVIHDDDAIDRKEIEIQDFCIKLLAKQHPLAKDLRLVTAALKIINDLERIADNAVDIAKIVIRISNEKYMKHLIDIPRMADLTILILKDAIDSYIEENISFANEVSLRDNQIDALFKQIYLELLDYMMEDPKKFAQATHFIFIARYLERVADHATNICEAVIYLVTGEYKDLND
- a CDS encoding DUF3189 family protein translates to MVYYCYGGAHSSVIASSIHVGMLPINRIPTAKEILAIPYFDITPNDKIGSLLYMGIDSWGNEIYCMGWGIYKNDILSLIFLLTNEEDNFIFDHTIFVDALPVANQWIKLGGLLSRRLGLVKIGRPLVIKGVQRRYFHFIKLVETVKAHNIRKQ
- a CDS encoding YIEGIA family protein — encoded protein: MNQYLPMITISILMGTLARINLLRADYRQYPSYPKGYISHFTFGIIASSLGAVAIPAIIQKDFQAITFLSIAATQFREVRGMERESLENLEDTELVPRGKAYIEDIAKAFESRNYIAMLTAIISSLVIQFYLFFINKQAAFFIQWIIGMIAGIFSIVILSRFTKGKIIEDIADVVPAKIYFKGPLLCIGDITIMNVGFEDSKKILLEKGMAILIKPKDDDAMATLSNIGLRQAIQHNVAVQLGIRKDVDEPDFTPLARRSAENGSIGLFIVAMEPDMECFIAAVKRVPVLESSQRKPLKSYAGKKAAD
- the spoIIP gene encoding stage II sporulation protein P; translated protein: MRNKKIKAVIPVIFILSMIFTTIVYADDWYEKEDGYYTIYDQTSNKVLCLIAAKVSQGDEYVSDDNKLYEVIKVKDKNHIAYAKYKEEIKLPEISSTKQEALALMAKQQNRIIGIYHTHSDESYVPTDGTSSINGKGGIYKVGDALTASLKKDGVQVIHRQELHLPHDAGAYRRSRPTNKKILQQAPAAVFDVHRDAIPSEQYDFKVNGKPATKVRIVLGQKNQNIEKNKNLAYKLKAVADEMYPGMIKDIYIGKGNYNQDMAPNSALLEIGTHENKREAAENTANVLGNVLTVAVFGGQKQVAAENGQPSKIVKNTEPAQTDNTGTSGGLLIVLGIAIVLGVGYLFISNSGKELRSKFGDKFSSFLGNRKK
- a CDS encoding DUF1614 domain-containing protein; its protein translation is MSLGILLLSILTILVLFGFAGGVLDRMRLNDKAVALFLIAMIIGTFLPDIPLGNRLSINIGGAIIPIALVVYLFVKAGTVKEKIRSILASIISAMIVFFISKFFTGDEYSTIFSDPFLIYGLIGGLVSYIIGRSRRAAFMAGIMGIVLSDLLQAVLNIINGIPGEIRIGGAGVIDATVISGIIAVILAEIIGETREKIQGGTDKKDMTFNHSEFASSLGEKLLKKDQKKDKNIIDKGRDQDEK
- the pstB gene encoding phosphate ABC transporter ATP-binding protein PstB; this encodes MDHTKIKIKDLNLYYGDFHALKNINMEIKEKKISALIGPSGCGKSTFLKTLNRMNDLVRNIMITGEVRLDDVNIYENIDVIKLRKRVGIVFQKPNPFPMSIYDNIAYGPRAHGVKKKSQLDEIVEKSLKGAAIWEEVKDRLKTNALSLSGGQQQRICIARVLAVEPEVLLMDEPTSALDPASTLKIEELMKDLKRNYTVVIVTHNMQQAGRISDYTSFFLNGEVVETGLTEDIFYRPLDKRTEDYITGRFG
- a CDS encoding capping complex subunit for YIEGIA gives rise to the protein MDVGIKEYIIAIVTIDPEKVSSGGVPVFFAKDEEERERVSLYIAKVTLGMIHDLHNGCYIIVRH
- a CDS encoding phosphate ABC transporter substrate-binding protein, producing the protein MKKLYRKGILILTLLLSLFLVFVGCSTKEVTKKSNGEESESTTKEIMGKDLEGTITLIGSTSVTPIAQVIGDSFMKEYPNVKIEVQGVGSSAGIKATNDGLADIGMSSRDLKEEEKELGIKENIIAYDGIAVVVHPNNKINNLTQEQIGKIFKGEITNWNEVGGKDEKIDVISREEGSGTRSAFEELMGLESEKGSLVRQDATFADGNGAIVSNVAQKENAIGYISLSYLNDTVKALTIDGVEPTIENIKSGDYAVSRPFLMLTKGKVSDIAQAYLDYVLSEKGQKIVEENGVISID